A single window of Mycolicibacterium aurum DNA harbors:
- a CDS encoding ArsR/SmtB family transcription factor: MVEDLALDRAYAALADPTRRRLLEALRDGDARITDLAAPLPMTFAGVSRHVGVLESAGLVRREVRGREHWLSLQPAGLSQARQWIDEQADFWSTRADALAERLREKKHAR, translated from the coding sequence ATGGTTGAAGATCTGGCGCTCGATCGGGCATACGCCGCGCTGGCCGATCCCACCCGCCGCCGGCTGCTGGAGGCGCTGCGCGACGGCGACGCCCGCATCACCGACCTGGCCGCGCCCCTGCCGATGACGTTCGCGGGGGTGTCCCGCCATGTGGGCGTGCTGGAGTCGGCAGGCCTGGTGCGTCGTGAGGTGCGCGGCCGCGAGCACTGGCTGTCCCTGCAGCCGGCAGGGCTCAGCCAGGCACGGCAGTGGATCGACGAGCAGGCCGACTTCTGGTCGACGCGGGCCGACGCGCTGGCGGAACGGCTGCGCGAGAAGAAGCACGCGCGGTGA
- a CDS encoding SRPBCC family protein → MTAGPVVRVQRVMPATPEEVFDQWLDPDALADWMCPRPSRCVAITVEPHVGGRVRFDVDTSGHLVLIVGQFLAIERPNLLRFTWSHSGWQDPTATSVVDVTFRPHGDDETLMSIEHSLLPPEAFDDHDLGWTRTAEQLAAVLSGRRTSQ, encoded by the coding sequence GTGACCGCCGGCCCCGTCGTCCGGGTGCAGCGCGTCATGCCCGCGACGCCCGAGGAGGTGTTCGACCAGTGGCTCGACCCGGACGCGCTCGCCGACTGGATGTGCCCGCGTCCTTCGCGGTGCGTGGCGATCACCGTCGAACCGCACGTCGGCGGGCGGGTGCGGTTCGACGTCGACACGTCCGGCCACCTGGTGCTGATCGTCGGCCAGTTCCTCGCCATCGAACGTCCGAACCTGTTGCGCTTCACGTGGTCTCACTCCGGCTGGCAGGATCCGACGGCCACGAGCGTGGTCGACGTGACGTTCCGGCCGCACGGTGACGACGAGACCTTGATGTCCATCGAGCATTCGCTGCTGCCCCCCGAGGCGTTCGACGACCACGACCTCGGCTGGACACGCACCGCGGAGCAGTTGGCGGCGGTGCTGTCCGGTCGCAGGACGTCGCAGTGA
- a CDS encoding GNAT family N-acetyltransferase, which produces MPDPAAGEVRFVAVGQSDPLAAPLIDELAVEYADRYGGVRDKVHAWLRRYPAAEFEGPGGGLLIGLLDGVPVTGGAFRRFDATTAELKRIWTDSRHRRRGYARKLLSRLESDIAARGYTRVYLTTGDRQPEAAALYLSTGYTRLDEPLTAEGEVYPVAFLKAL; this is translated from the coding sequence ATGCCGGATCCCGCCGCGGGGGAGGTGCGCTTCGTGGCGGTCGGCCAGTCCGATCCGCTGGCCGCACCGCTGATCGACGAGCTCGCGGTCGAGTACGCCGACCGCTACGGCGGCGTCCGTGACAAGGTGCACGCATGGCTGCGCCGCTACCCGGCAGCAGAGTTCGAGGGCCCCGGCGGCGGCCTGCTGATCGGGCTGCTCGACGGTGTGCCGGTGACCGGCGGCGCGTTCCGGCGCTTCGACGCCACCACTGCCGAACTGAAGAGGATCTGGACCGACAGCAGGCACCGGCGCCGTGGATATGCGCGAAAGCTGCTGTCCCGACTGGAATCCGACATCGCCGCGCGCGGGTACACGCGGGTCTACCTGACGACCGGCGACCGCCAGCCCGAGGCCGCGGCGCTGTACCTGTCGACGGGCTACACCCGACTGGACGAGCCGCTGACCGCCGAGGGCGAGGTCTATCCGGTCGCCTTCCTGAAGGCGCTGTGA
- a CDS encoding MBL fold metallo-hydrolase, whose product MSPVLTAITDSVHFAQTDLVNWTLVTDGDGVMLIDAGFPGHRDDVLASLGSLGFGVDDLRAILLTHAHVDHFGTAIWFAAEHGTPVYCHPAEVGHAKREYLEQASPVDVAMHAWQPKWLKWSVAIMRKGGLSHTGIPTTGALTADLAASLPGAPKSVPTPGHTGGHCSYIVDGVLVSGDALVTDHPVAPRRGPQLLPSVFNHDEQTCRRSLEALALLDTEVLLPGHGPVWRGPIRDAVTRAL is encoded by the coding sequence ATGTCCCCGGTCCTCACGGCCATCACCGACAGCGTCCACTTCGCCCAGACCGACCTGGTGAACTGGACTCTGGTCACCGACGGCGACGGCGTGATGCTGATCGACGCGGGCTTCCCCGGACACCGGGACGACGTGCTCGCCTCCCTCGGTTCCCTCGGCTTCGGAGTCGACGACCTGCGCGCAATCCTGTTGACCCACGCCCACGTCGACCATTTCGGCACGGCGATCTGGTTCGCCGCCGAACACGGCACGCCGGTGTACTGCCACCCCGCCGAGGTCGGCCACGCCAAGCGGGAGTACCTCGAGCAGGCGTCACCGGTTGATGTGGCGATGCACGCGTGGCAGCCCAAGTGGCTCAAGTGGTCGGTGGCCATCATGCGCAAGGGCGGCCTGTCGCATACAGGCATTCCCACCACGGGGGCGCTCACCGCGGATCTTGCGGCATCGCTGCCCGGCGCCCCCAAATCCGTCCCCACCCCGGGCCACACCGGCGGGCACTGCTCGTACATCGTCGACGGCGTCCTGGTCAGCGGTGACGCACTGGTCACCGACCATCCGGTGGCACCGCGGCGGGGGCCGCAGCTGCTGCCGTCGGTGTTCAACCACGACGAGCAGACCTGCCGGCGCAGCCTCGAAGCGCTGGCGCTGCTCGACACGGAGGTGCTGCTGCCCGGGCACGGTCCGGTCTGGCGCGGGCCGATCCGCGACGCCGTGACGCGAGCTCTCTAA
- the fgd gene encoding glucose-6-phosphate dehydrogenase (coenzyme-F420) translates to MAELKLGYKASAEQFAPRELVELAVAAEEHGMDSATVSDHFQPWRHEGGHAPFSLAWMTAVGERTKRLQLGTSVLTPTFRYNPAVIAQAFATMGCLYPGRIFLGVGTGEALNEIATGYEGEWPEFKERYARLREAVRLMRELWLGDRVDFQGEYYKTKGASIYDVPEGGIPIYIAAGGPQVAKYAGRAGDGFICTSGKGEELYKDKLIPAMREGAEAADKNPDDIDRMIEIKISYDTDPEAALENTRFWAPLSLTAEQKHSIDDPLEMEKAADELPIEQVAKRWIVASDPDEAVDKVKDYVGWGLNHLVFHAPGHDQRRFLELFQRDLEPRLRKLG, encoded by the coding sequence ATGGCTGAACTGAAACTGGGCTACAAGGCGTCGGCGGAGCAGTTCGCACCGCGGGAACTCGTCGAACTCGCGGTGGCCGCCGAAGAACACGGCATGGACAGCGCGACCGTCAGCGATCACTTCCAGCCGTGGCGGCACGAGGGCGGCCACGCGCCGTTCTCGCTGGCCTGGATGACCGCGGTCGGTGAGCGGACGAAGAGGCTGCAGCTGGGCACGTCGGTGCTGACGCCGACGTTCCGGTACAACCCGGCCGTCATCGCGCAGGCCTTCGCGACGATGGGGTGCCTGTACCCCGGCCGCATCTTCCTGGGCGTCGGGACGGGCGAGGCCCTCAACGAGATCGCCACCGGCTACGAGGGCGAGTGGCCGGAGTTCAAGGAGCGCTACGCGCGGCTGCGGGAAGCGGTTCGTCTGATGCGCGAGCTCTGGCTGGGCGACCGGGTGGATTTCCAGGGCGAGTACTACAAGACCAAGGGCGCCTCGATCTACGACGTGCCCGAGGGCGGCATCCCCATCTACATCGCCGCGGGCGGGCCGCAGGTCGCCAAGTACGCCGGCCGTGCCGGCGACGGCTTCATCTGCACCTCCGGCAAGGGCGAGGAGCTGTACAAGGACAAGCTCATCCCGGCGATGCGGGAAGGGGCGGAAGCCGCCGACAAGAACCCCGACGACATCGACCGGATGATCGAGATCAAGATCTCCTACGACACCGACCCCGAGGCGGCACTCGAGAACACCCGGTTCTGGGCCCCGCTGTCCCTGACGGCCGAGCAGAAGCATTCCATCGACGACCCGCTGGAGATGGAGAAGGCCGCCGACGAACTGCCGATCGAGCAGGTGGCCAAGCGCTGGATCGTCGCGTCTGATCCCGACGAGGCCGTCGACAAGGTCAAGGACTATGTCGGCTGGGGCCTCAACCATCTGGTGTTCCACGCCCCCGGCCACGACCAGCGGCGTTTCCTGGAGCTGTTCCAGCGCGACCTGGAGCCGAGGCTGCGCAAGCTCGGCTGA
- a CDS encoding endonuclease/exonuclease/phosphatase family protein has protein sequence MIRILATLMGLAALAVAVVGLGARHLPLSGHPTLILAAAAPYLAVAAPAAVLLLGFGRRYVLTLVAFAVTVAVVWVYLPRYQVPAASETTAVEVRVLTANLGMGQADPPAFVALADQTADVVAVQEMTQEAADGLSAAGMDTRFPYRVIAPAPMASGIGIWSRHPIVHSGRIDGYALPMVGSRIRIPGVVVDATVLSVHLAAPWPMPIGAWAADIGRFPETLAEVGRTAGAGAVIVAGDFNATADMAPFRRLLEQGYGDAGMDAGAGLARTYPGGGSWPAVLGIDHILTKNSAAASARTVVVPGADHRGLLATLRVPADMTAS, from the coding sequence ATGATCCGGATTCTCGCGACGCTGATGGGCCTGGCCGCCCTTGCCGTCGCGGTGGTGGGACTGGGTGCCCGCCACCTACCTCTGAGCGGACATCCGACGCTCATCCTGGCCGCCGCGGCGCCCTACCTGGCGGTGGCCGCCCCGGCGGCCGTGCTGCTGCTGGGGTTCGGCAGGCGGTACGTGCTCACGCTGGTCGCGTTCGCGGTGACGGTCGCCGTGGTCTGGGTGTACCTGCCCCGCTACCAGGTGCCGGCAGCCTCGGAAACGACCGCCGTCGAGGTGCGGGTGCTCACCGCGAATCTCGGTATGGGACAAGCGGATCCGCCGGCCTTCGTCGCACTTGCCGATCAGACTGCCGATGTGGTGGCGGTACAGGAGATGACGCAGGAGGCGGCTGACGGGCTGTCGGCGGCCGGTATGGACACCCGGTTCCCGTACCGGGTCATCGCGCCCGCGCCGATGGCGTCGGGCATCGGGATCTGGAGCAGACATCCGATCGTGCACTCGGGGCGCATCGACGGCTATGCGCTGCCGATGGTGGGGTCGCGGATCCGCATCCCTGGCGTCGTGGTGGACGCCACCGTGCTGTCGGTGCACCTGGCCGCACCGTGGCCGATGCCGATCGGCGCCTGGGCCGCCGACATCGGGCGGTTCCCCGAGACGCTGGCCGAGGTGGGCCGTACCGCGGGCGCAGGCGCGGTGATCGTGGCCGGCGACTTCAACGCCACCGCCGACATGGCACCCTTCCGGCGGCTGCTGGAGCAGGGTTACGGTGACGCCGGCATGGATGCCGGAGCCGGCCTGGCCCGCACGTATCCAGGCGGCGGAAGCTGGCCGGCGGTACTGGGTATCGACCACATCCTGACGAAGAACTCCGCGGCTGCCTCCGCGAGAACCGTGGTGGTCCCGGGCGCCGACCACCGCGGGTTGCTCGCGACGCTTCGGGTGCCGGCGGACATGACGGCCAGCTGA
- a CDS encoding glycosyltransferase has translation MPDTAPTAVLPVHMSARKQARRRSVFVVAAGVALLAAATFAMPTVIPPALTCIVAVLYLASTIDRNYLLIKGISSSALIHVSADEALALPDAELPVYTVLLPVYDEPSIVSNLITGVLNIDYPRDKLEILLLVEEDDIATQTALLESDLQDIRVVIVPDSLPRTKPKACNYGMSLPDLRGEMVTIYDAEDIPDPLQLRRAVAAFRRMPDDVGCLQARLGYFNERQNLLTRWFSIEYDQWFGLILPAVEELKCVVPLGGTSNHMRTSTWREIGGWDEFNVTEDADLGVRLARYGYRTLILDSITLEEANSDVINWIRQRSRWYKGYLQTMLVHLRDPAALRREIGTVAILRLINMTGGVPITSVLNIVFWFTMVQWIIGRPALIEWLFPPLAYYLCLALFIIGTPISIFMGLVVTKTLNKPYMWWAALLMPPYWVLQSVAALKAALQLVVRPSYWEKTVHGLGQPLDAPVSAESQR, from the coding sequence GTGCCTGACACGGCACCCACGGCCGTGCTGCCGGTCCACATGTCGGCGCGAAAGCAGGCGCGCCGCAGATCCGTGTTCGTCGTCGCTGCGGGCGTGGCGCTGCTGGCCGCTGCGACGTTCGCGATGCCTACCGTGATTCCACCTGCGCTGACCTGCATCGTGGCCGTGCTGTACCTCGCGTCGACGATCGACCGCAACTATCTGCTCATCAAGGGGATCAGTTCGTCGGCCCTGATCCATGTCAGCGCCGACGAAGCCCTGGCCCTGCCCGACGCCGAGTTGCCGGTCTACACCGTGTTGCTGCCGGTGTACGACGAACCGTCGATCGTGTCCAACCTCATCACCGGTGTCCTCAACATCGACTATCCGAGAGACAAACTCGAAATCCTGTTGCTGGTCGAGGAAGACGACATCGCCACCCAGACAGCGCTTCTGGAGTCCGACCTGCAGGACATCCGGGTGGTGATCGTCCCGGACAGCCTCCCGCGGACCAAACCCAAGGCGTGCAATTACGGCATGTCACTGCCCGATCTGCGCGGTGAGATGGTGACCATCTACGACGCCGAGGACATCCCCGATCCGTTGCAGCTTCGCCGAGCAGTCGCCGCATTCCGCCGGATGCCCGACGACGTCGGTTGTCTGCAGGCACGCCTCGGCTACTTCAACGAACGCCAGAACCTGTTGACGCGATGGTTCTCGATCGAGTACGACCAGTGGTTCGGGTTGATCCTGCCGGCGGTCGAAGAACTGAAGTGCGTTGTGCCACTGGGTGGGACGTCCAATCACATGCGAACCAGCACCTGGCGGGAGATCGGCGGCTGGGACGAATTCAACGTCACCGAGGACGCCGACTTAGGCGTCCGCCTCGCTCGCTACGGCTACCGCACGCTGATCCTGGACTCGATCACGCTGGAAGAGGCCAACTCCGACGTCATCAACTGGATTCGCCAGCGGTCACGCTGGTACAAGGGCTATCTGCAGACCATGCTGGTGCACCTGCGCGATCCCGCGGCGCTGCGCCGTGAGATCGGCACGGTCGCGATACTCCGGTTGATCAACATGACCGGCGGGGTGCCGATCACCAGCGTCCTGAACATCGTCTTCTGGTTCACCATGGTGCAGTGGATAATCGGCCGTCCGGCCCTCATCGAATGGTTGTTTCCACCGTTGGCGTACTACCTTTGCCTCGCGCTGTTCATCATCGGGACGCCGATCTCCATCTTCATGGGACTCGTCGTGACGAAGACGTTGAACAAGCCCTACATGTGGTGGGCCGCCCTGCTGATGCCGCCGTACTGGGTACTGCAGTCGGTGGCCGCGCTCAAAGCCGCCCTTCAGTTGGTGGTCCGACCGTCCTACTGGGAGAAGACAGTTCACGGCCTCGGCCAGCCGCTCGACGCGCCCGTGTCCGCGGAGTCGCAACGATGA
- the pta gene encoding phosphate acetyltransferase: protein MRDASNSSTISAIYVASPEGDTGKSTIALGILHRLAATVAKVGVFRPITRGGGEQRDYILELLLDHTTADLPYDECVGVTYQQLHDDPDAALGEIVDRFHRVADRCDAVLVVGSDYTDVAAPSELSVNARIAANLGAPVVLAVNAKGRTPDQVAQVVEVCVGEIAAQHAFTAAVVANRCDPAQLGEVREALKAVEPHSYVLPEEPLLVAPSVAELQAAVEGTMVQGDPALLDREVLDVLVAGMTAEHVLERLTEGVAVVTPGDRSDVVLAVLSAHAAEGFPSLSGVILNGGLTLHPAIESLVSGLGQRLPIVETRFGTFETASRVAATRGRVTSKSHRKIDTALTLMETHVDTADLLVHLAIEMPTVVTPQMFTYQLLDRARSNPKRIVLPEGNDDRILKAAGRLLKRGVAELTILGDETQVRARAAELGVDLSSAVVLDPQTSELCDQFAEQYAKLRAHKGVSVEQAREIIHDVSYFGTMLVHNGMVDGMVSGARHTTAHTVRPAFEIIKTLPDVSTVSSIFLMCLADEVLAYGDCAIVPDPTAEQLADIAISSARTAAQFGIAPRIAMLSYSTGTSGTGADVDKVRKATELVRSREPDLLVEGPIQYDAAVEPSVAETKMPDSEVAGRATVLIFPDLNTGNNTYKAVQRSAGAIAIGPVLQGLNKPVNDLSRGALVEDIVNTVAITAIQAQGTSR, encoded by the coding sequence GTGCGCGACGCCAGCAACTCATCGACCATCTCCGCCATCTATGTCGCGTCACCCGAGGGGGACACCGGCAAGTCGACGATCGCGCTGGGCATCCTGCACCGGCTGGCCGCCACCGTCGCCAAGGTGGGCGTCTTCCGGCCCATCACCCGCGGCGGCGGCGAGCAGCGGGACTACATCCTGGAGCTGCTCCTGGACCACACCACCGCGGACCTGCCCTACGACGAGTGTGTGGGCGTCACCTACCAGCAGCTGCACGACGATCCCGACGCCGCGCTGGGCGAGATCGTCGATCGCTTCCACCGCGTCGCCGACCGCTGCGATGCGGTACTTGTCGTCGGCAGCGACTACACCGACGTCGCTGCCCCCAGCGAGTTGTCGGTCAACGCGCGCATCGCAGCCAACCTCGGCGCACCGGTGGTGCTGGCCGTCAACGCCAAGGGCCGCACCCCCGACCAGGTCGCCCAGGTGGTCGAGGTCTGCGTAGGCGAGATCGCCGCGCAGCACGCGTTCACCGCTGCGGTGGTGGCCAACCGGTGCGATCCGGCGCAACTCGGCGAGGTGCGTGAGGCGCTGAAGGCGGTCGAACCGCACAGCTATGTGCTGCCCGAGGAACCGCTGCTGGTGGCGCCGTCGGTCGCGGAACTCCAGGCCGCGGTGGAGGGCACGATGGTGCAGGGCGATCCCGCCCTGCTCGACCGCGAGGTCCTCGACGTGCTCGTCGCCGGCATGACCGCCGAGCACGTGCTGGAACGGCTGACCGAGGGCGTCGCCGTCGTCACCCCCGGTGACCGCTCCGACGTCGTCCTCGCGGTGCTCAGTGCCCATGCCGCCGAAGGCTTTCCGTCGCTGTCCGGGGTGATACTCAACGGCGGGCTCACCCTGCATCCCGCCATCGAATCGCTGGTGTCGGGCCTGGGCCAGCGCCTGCCGATCGTCGAGACCCGGTTCGGGACCTTCGAGACGGCGAGCAGGGTGGCGGCCACCCGCGGGCGGGTGACCTCAAAGTCGCACCGCAAGATCGACACCGCGCTGACGCTGATGGAAACCCACGTCGATACCGCGGATCTGCTTGTGCACCTGGCCATCGAGATGCCCACCGTGGTCACCCCGCAGATGTTCACCTACCAGCTGCTCGACCGGGCCCGCTCGAACCCGAAGCGCATCGTGCTCCCCGAGGGCAACGACGATCGCATCCTCAAGGCCGCCGGCCGGCTGCTAAAGCGCGGCGTGGCCGAGCTGACGATCCTCGGCGACGAAACCCAGGTGCGCGCGCGGGCGGCCGAGCTCGGCGTCGACCTGTCCAGCGCCGTGGTGCTCGACCCGCAGACCAGCGAGCTGTGCGACCAGTTCGCCGAGCAGTACGCGAAGCTGAGGGCGCACAAGGGGGTCAGCGTCGAGCAGGCCCGCGAGATCATCCACGACGTCTCGTATTTCGGCACCATGCTGGTGCACAACGGCATGGTCGACGGCATGGTGTCGGGCGCGCGGCACACCACCGCGCACACGGTGCGGCCCGCGTTCGAGATCATCAAGACGCTGCCCGACGTGTCCACCGTCTCGAGCATCTTCCTGATGTGTCTGGCGGACGAGGTGCTGGCCTACGGTGACTGCGCGATCGTGCCCGACCCGACGGCCGAGCAACTGGCCGACATCGCTATCTCCTCGGCACGCACCGCGGCGCAGTTCGGCATCGCGCCCAGAATCGCGATGCTGTCGTATTCCACCGGCACCTCCGGAACGGGTGCCGACGTCGACAAGGTCAGGAAGGCAACCGAATTGGTGCGGTCCCGCGAACCCGACCTGCTGGTGGAGGGGCCGATCCAGTACGACGCCGCGGTGGAACCGTCCGTCGCCGAGACCAAGATGCCCGACTCCGAGGTGGCCGGGCGCGCGACGGTGCTGATCTTCCCCGACCTCAATACCGGCAACAACACCTACAAGGCCGTGCAGCGCAGCGCGGGGGCCATCGCCATCGGCCCCGTCCTGCAGGGGCTGAACAAGCCGGTCAACGACCTGTCGCGCGGCGCGCTGGTGGAGGACATCGTCAACACCGTGGCCATCACCGCGATCCAGGCGCAGGGGACCTCGCGATGA
- a CDS encoding acetate kinase: MTRSVLVLNSGSSSVKYAVVNPDSGVLVADGIVERIGESGGGGSGSAGVADHAEAMQVVFDSLAADGHGLDDLDLVAVGHRVVHGGPDLYRPTVIDDAAIARLKELSPLAPLHNPPAIQGIEVARAALPDLPHIAVFDTAFFHDLPPAAATYAIDAEVAQSRHIRRYGFHGTSHQYVSEQAAVFLDAPLESLSQIVLHLGNGASASAIVGGRPVETSMGLTPMEGLVMGTRSGDVDPGLIFYLWREAGMSVEDIESMLNRRSGVRGLGGEVDFRVLHQLMGSESEKERAAAQLAYDVYIHRLRKYIGAYLAVLGSADVLTFTAGVGENDAAVRRDALSGLTAFGIELDEHLNDSPARGARRISPDGAPTTVLVIPTDEELAIARACAGVLGGRLGDG; the protein is encoded by the coding sequence ATGACGCGCTCGGTGCTGGTGCTCAACTCCGGTTCGTCGTCGGTGAAATATGCTGTGGTGAACCCGGATTCGGGTGTCCTGGTTGCCGACGGGATCGTCGAACGCATCGGCGAGTCCGGCGGGGGCGGCTCGGGTTCTGCAGGGGTCGCCGATCACGCCGAGGCCATGCAGGTGGTGTTCGACTCGCTGGCCGCCGACGGGCACGGCCTGGACGATCTCGACCTGGTGGCGGTGGGCCACCGAGTGGTGCACGGCGGGCCCGATCTGTATCGGCCGACGGTCATCGACGACGCCGCGATCGCGCGCTTGAAGGAGCTATCGCCCCTTGCGCCCCTGCACAATCCGCCGGCGATCCAGGGCATCGAGGTGGCTCGTGCGGCGCTTCCCGATCTGCCGCACATCGCGGTGTTCGACACCGCCTTCTTCCACGACCTGCCCCCTGCCGCGGCCACCTACGCGATCGACGCCGAGGTGGCCCAGAGCCGGCACATCAGGCGATACGGTTTCCACGGCACGTCGCACCAGTACGTGAGCGAGCAGGCTGCTGTCTTCCTCGACGCACCGCTGGAGTCGCTCAGTCAGATCGTCCTACATCTGGGCAACGGCGCCTCGGCGTCGGCCATCGTCGGCGGCCGGCCGGTGGAGACCTCCATGGGACTGACCCCGATGGAGGGTCTGGTGATGGGAACCCGTTCCGGCGACGTCGATCCCGGCCTGATCTTCTATCTGTGGCGCGAGGCGGGCATGAGCGTCGAGGACATCGAGTCGATGCTCAATCGGCGGTCGGGCGTACGCGGCCTCGGTGGCGAGGTCGACTTCCGGGTGTTGCACCAGCTGATGGGTTCCGAATCCGAAAAGGAGCGGGCCGCAGCGCAATTGGCCTACGACGTCTACATCCACCGCCTGCGCAAGTATATCGGCGCCTACCTGGCGGTCCTCGGCTCGGCGGACGTGCTCACGTTCACGGCCGGGGTGGGCGAGAACGACGCGGCGGTCCGGCGGGACGCACTCTCGGGCCTCACCGCGTTCGGGATCGAGCTCGACGAGCACCTCAACGACAGCCCCGCCCGCGGTGCCCGGCGGATCTCGCCCGACGGCGCACCGACGACGGTGCTAGTTATTCCGACCGACGAGGAGCTTGCGATCGCCCGGGCGTGTGCGGGTGTACTTGGCGGCAGGCTCGGCGACGGGTAG
- a CDS encoding STAS domain-containing protein, translated as MSTYDPISEPLSPVSSTQRVFRPDPTSFELREEHHRATFSACELPPSTVLVTIHGEIDATNSMALARYIEKRLGGSRKLIVDLQTVEFFAASGFAALSNINVVCARTGVRWQLLPGNHVRRLLKVCDPNRELPVAEPAAKYTRTRPGDRKLLVGRNN; from the coding sequence ATGTCCACGTACGACCCGATATCAGAACCACTGTCACCCGTATCCAGCACCCAGCGGGTGTTCCGGCCGGATCCCACATCGTTCGAACTGCGCGAAGAGCACCACCGCGCCACGTTCTCCGCGTGCGAGCTGCCGCCGTCCACCGTGCTGGTGACCATCCACGGCGAGATCGATGCCACCAACAGCATGGCCCTGGCCCGCTACATCGAGAAGCGCCTCGGCGGGTCCCGCAAGCTCATCGTGGACCTGCAGACCGTCGAGTTCTTCGCGGCGTCGGGATTTGCCGCACTGTCCAACATCAACGTGGTCTGTGCGCGCACCGGCGTGCGCTGGCAACTGCTGCCGGGTAACCACGTCCGGCGGTTGCTGAAGGTCTGCGACCCGAATCGCGAGCTACCCGTCGCCGAGCCTGCCGCCAAGTACACCCGCACACGCCCGGGCGATCGCAAGCTCCTCGTCGGTCGGAATAACTAG
- a CDS encoding SDR family NAD(P)-dependent oxidoreductase encodes MAMLDGKIAIVTGTSRGVGVGIAHELLRAGATVIGCSRSKLAEIPGVGDHPGWAQRSAQLVCDQGDYRAIDAMVAEVVKTYGQVDILVNNAGGTVPTPHVEDVPALVSRIQGAPSSDDDLERTMLFHAFAIQMNLISPLWFAIRVYRQMRDQDGTGCIINVSSGAGHPAGSPTLVSYGAAKSGLNHLTRSLAEEWGPHARVNCVALGPTITENFRSFVLPDDDPTGATYFEAIPLKRGGEPAEVGRTCVFLASGAADFINGTTIEIDGGMLPGVLYEAGLKTITDLL; translated from the coding sequence TTGGCGATGCTCGACGGGAAGATCGCCATCGTCACCGGCACCAGCAGGGGAGTGGGCGTCGGCATCGCGCACGAGTTACTGCGGGCGGGCGCCACCGTGATCGGGTGTTCACGCTCGAAGCTGGCCGAGATCCCCGGCGTGGGCGACCACCCCGGCTGGGCGCAGCGTTCCGCGCAGCTGGTGTGCGACCAGGGCGACTACCGGGCGATCGACGCCATGGTGGCCGAGGTGGTGAAAACCTATGGGCAAGTGGACATTCTGGTCAACAATGCCGGCGGCACAGTACCGACGCCGCACGTCGAGGACGTCCCTGCGCTCGTCTCCCGCATCCAGGGTGCACCGTCATCCGACGATGACCTGGAACGGACGATGCTGTTCCACGCGTTCGCGATCCAGATGAACCTGATCAGCCCGCTCTGGTTCGCCATCCGCGTCTACCGGCAGATGCGCGACCAGGACGGCACCGGCTGCATCATCAATGTCTCCAGCGGCGCAGGGCATCCCGCGGGGTCGCCGACGCTGGTGTCCTACGGTGCAGCCAAATCCGGGCTGAACCACCTCACCCGGTCGCTGGCCGAGGAATGGGGTCCGCACGCGCGGGTCAACTGCGTGGCACTCGGCCCCACCATCACCGAGAACTTCCGCTCCTTCGTGCTGCCCGACGACGACCCCACCGGCGCCACCTACTTCGAGGCGATACCGCTCAAACGCGGGGGCGAGCCAGCCGAAGTGGGCCGGACGTGCGTGTTCCTCGCCTCCGGCGCCGCGGATTTCATCAACGGCACGACGATCGAGATCGACGGCGGGATGCTGCCGGGGGTGCTGTACGAGGCAGGCCTGAAGACCATCACGGACCTGCTGTGA